The Methanobacterium sp. BAmetb5 genome includes a region encoding these proteins:
- a CDS encoding magnesium transporter → MESTTEYPIKTAGYNMVNDVPVFNEDNMLADIEKALEDSAHQFTTLDYIYLTEEDNTLVGVISIKNLMACGDKSLKARDIMIRDMVTTDVTNDQENVVYLALSHGLKSIPVVNEEKGFMGVVPYDTILQIFNHEVQSDVFNFGGIFHRVGDEYTTIHSSALHMIRSRLPWLIIGVIGGTLAASLIAQFEELLSSFIALASFIPVMVYMSDAAGAQTEALIIRSMALESHLNVRKYLAREVVVATTLAAVSGLFAAFLAYMTRQSLILGVIIFLALFLSIIASVTINTFAPIILKKFNYDPALATGPLATIFSDIATLAIYLAVAMTLLRGA, encoded by the coding sequence ATGGAATCAACCACTGAATACCCTATAAAAACTGCTGGATATAATATGGTGAATGATGTTCCTGTTTTTAATGAAGATAACATGCTGGCTGACATTGAAAAGGCACTGGAGGATTCAGCTCACCAGTTTACCACTCTGGATTACATTTACCTCACTGAAGAAGATAACACCCTGGTCGGTGTTATTTCCATTAAAAATCTGATGGCTTGTGGGGATAAAAGTCTAAAAGCCAGGGATATTATGATCCGTGACATGGTTACCACTGATGTTACCAATGATCAGGAAAACGTGGTTTACCTGGCCCTTTCCCATGGTTTAAAATCCATTCCCGTGGTGAACGAAGAAAAGGGTTTTATGGGAGTGGTACCATACGATACCATACTCCAGATATTCAACCATGAGGTGCAGAGTGATGTGTTCAACTTTGGTGGAATATTCCACCGTGTGGGGGATGAATACACCACCATACATTCTTCAGCCCTCCACATGATACGTTCACGCCTTCCCTGGCTTATCATTGGAGTTATTGGGGGTACACTGGCCGCATCCCTGATTGCTCAGTTTGAAGAACTTCTCTCCAGTTTCATTGCCCTGGCCAGCTTCATACCGGTGATGGTGTACATGAGTGATGCTGCCGGGGCCCAGACCGAAGCCCTGATAATCCGTAGCATGGCCCTGGAATCCCATCTCAATGTTCGAAAATACCTGGCCCGGGAAGTAGTGGTAGCCACCACCCTCGCCGCTGTATCCGGTTTGTTTGCTGCTTTTTTAGCTTACATGACCCGTCAAAGTCTAATATTGGGAGTTATTATTTTCTTGGCACTGTTTTTAAGCATCATTGCCTCGGTTACCATTAACACCTTTGCTCCCATAATTTTAAAGAAATTTAACTACGACCCGGCATTGGCCACCGGACCACTGGCCACCATATTCAGTGATATAGCTACCCTGGCCATTTATCTGGCAGTGGCCATGACCTTACTCCGTGGAGCTTGA
- a CDS encoding carotenoid biosynthesis protein, whose product MSNTVKKPRTSFNKLRWFLIILYFVINILMVFTFSDPNLQAVDYFLATAFIFVLAVLHGVDRYGKKNMLIFFLITWAVSFTFENLSIATGFPFGYYHYSPSLGMMTVPIIIIFAYFAVGYLSFALAHVLTGQYARKLQGKQIFLVPLIAAFIMVMWDLTLDPLSSTLQGMWVWTNPGAYFGVPVSNFLGWFLVVYIFFQIFALYLSRYDTINDKIRSKITSKPYWSEAALVYGITALGTILFIFFQYNYITVDMALITVFTMIFVALVALINISNNLELDK is encoded by the coding sequence ATGTCTAACACAGTCAAAAAGCCGAGAACTTCCTTCAATAAGCTGCGATGGTTTTTAATAATACTTTATTTTGTAATTAACATTTTAATGGTTTTCACATTCAGTGATCCCAATTTACAGGCCGTAGATTACTTCCTGGCCACTGCATTTATATTTGTTCTGGCAGTTTTACACGGAGTGGATAGGTATGGTAAGAAGAACATGTTAATCTTTTTCCTGATTACCTGGGCCGTGAGTTTCACCTTCGAAAACCTGAGCATAGCCACTGGATTCCCCTTTGGATACTATCATTACTCACCCAGCCTGGGGATGATGACGGTTCCCATTATAATCATATTTGCCTACTTCGCGGTGGGATATCTTTCCTTTGCTTTAGCCCATGTGTTAACTGGTCAGTACGCTAGAAAACTTCAGGGAAAACAGATTTTCCTGGTACCATTAATAGCGGCATTTATAATGGTTATGTGGGATTTAACTCTTGATCCCCTTTCTTCCACCTTACAGGGTATGTGGGTGTGGACCAATCCCGGTGCCTACTTTGGAGTTCCGGTCTCCAACTTCTTGGGCTGGTTTCTGGTGGTGTACATTTTCTTCCAGATATTTGCTCTGTACCTTTCCCGATACGACACCATCAATGATAAAATCCGTTCGAAAATCACCAGTAAGCCATACTGGAGTGAGGCTGCCTTAGTTTATGGTATAACTGCCCTGGGAACTATATTATTCATATTTTTCCAGTACAACTACATCACCGTTGACATGGCTTTAATTACCGTATTCACCATGATATTCGTGGCCCTGGTGGCTCTGATAAACATCTCCAACAACTTGGAACTGGATAAATAA
- a CDS encoding response regulator, whose protein sequence is MSVKILVVEDERILALSLKKKLEKLGFTVTGTVSTGEEAMESAQQEQPELVLMDIVLKGEMDGIETAKLLISLYNIPIIYLTAYADDETINRAAKTYPYGYIMKPYKDREIKANIEMALHKHQAEQGQFMDFEDVYSEVTHFIDQEASTIKNALKEMYSIEGPLNIDLGQKKIYVSADRNNKEAYHVFFELLSRIMPQLIDSNSEVMVYSKGDELCLEFNNK, encoded by the coding sequence ATGTCTGTTAAGATATTAGTGGTGGAAGACGAACGAATACTGGCCCTGTCCCTCAAGAAAAAATTAGAAAAATTAGGGTTCACCGTAACCGGTACAGTGTCCACTGGTGAAGAAGCAATGGAAAGTGCCCAACAGGAACAACCAGAACTTGTTCTGATGGACATTGTACTTAAAGGAGAAATGGACGGTATAGAAACAGCAAAACTCTTAATAAGTCTTTATAATATCCCAATTATATATTTAACTGCCTACGCTGACGATGAAACTATAAATAGGGCGGCTAAAACTTATCCCTATGGATATATAATGAAACCCTACAAGGACCGTGAGATCAAGGCCAATATAGAAATGGCCCTCCACAAACACCAGGCAGAACAGGGACAGTTCATGGATTTTGAAGATGTATATTCCGAGGTTACCCACTTCATTGATCAGGAAGCCAGTACCATTAAAAATGCATTAAAAGAAATGTATTCCATTGAAGGCCCCTTGAACATCGATCTAGGACAAAAAAAGATATATGTATCTGCCGATAGAAATAATAAAGAAGCTTACCATGTTTTCTTTGAACTACTCAGCAGGATCATGCCTCAACTCATTGATTCAAATTCCGAAGTAATGGTTTATTCTAAGGGAGATGAACTATGCTTAGAATTTAATAATAAATGA
- a CDS encoding protease inhibitor I42 family protein, with the protein MKNIKMAASVLFMAFFCMVMVSGSFAADNTIMPIQDKQIKVGVNESFVISLESNPSTGYSWMEPQYNHEFLSLTSSQYIPPKIIMCGAPGVQKYTFKALQPGETSIMFQYKRPWDNCIGKLVFYRVEIKE; encoded by the coding sequence ATGAAAAATATTAAAATGGCGGCATCGGTGTTGTTCATGGCATTCTTCTGCATGGTAATGGTTTCTGGTTCATTTGCAGCAGACAACACCATTATGCCTATTCAGGATAAGCAAATAAAAGTGGGAGTCAATGAATCATTTGTAATTTCCCTGGAGAGTAATCCCAGTACTGGTTACAGTTGGATGGAACCTCAATATAATCATGAATTCTTATCCCTCACCAGTAGTCAATATATCCCCCCAAAGATCATTATGTGTGGGGCTCCCGGTGTACAGAAATACACCTTCAAAGCACTCCAACCCGGAGAAACCTCCATAATGTTTCAATACAAAAGACCATGGGATAACTGTATTGGTAAACTAGTTTTTTACAGGGTTGAAATTAAGGAATAA
- a CDS encoding alpha/beta fold hydrolase, whose protein sequence is MNFLKLENCDLYYQDAGSGDPVVLVHGMGSDHTAWGGLVPLLQTNYRALAVDLRGHGYSCKTPGPYSLDLFATDLLKLLESLDIEKAHFLGHSLGGAVLLELALQHPEKMYSLTLISSFAQVDPPLEIILNKLLKILKEQGYEAFFDACLPLTYTPEFLEENQETFSLIKATTRQMVSLASLTDTLQACLQIDLKDSLNEIKVPALVIAGSEDTFTPSHHGIFIKNNLKQGKMATMEGVGHNLLVEQPGKTYSLLQDFLKEFGFKTD, encoded by the coding sequence ATGAACTTCTTAAAACTAGAAAATTGTGATTTATACTATCAGGATGCAGGTAGCGGTGATCCTGTTGTATTAGTACACGGAATGGGTAGTGACCATACTGCCTGGGGAGGTCTGGTTCCCCTGCTCCAGACAAACTACCGGGCACTGGCGGTGGATCTACGGGGCCATGGATACTCCTGCAAAACTCCCGGTCCCTACTCTCTGGATCTCTTTGCCACTGATCTGTTAAAGTTACTGGAATCACTGGACATTGAAAAAGCCCATTTCCTGGGCCATTCCCTGGGTGGAGCAGTCTTACTGGAACTGGCTCTCCAGCACCCGGAAAAGATGTATTCCCTGACTCTCATATCCAGTTTTGCCCAGGTAGACCCGCCACTGGAAATAATATTAAACAAACTCCTTAAAATCCTTAAAGAGCAGGGTTATGAGGCCTTTTTTGATGCCTGCCTTCCTCTTACCTACACCCCGGAGTTTCTGGAGGAAAACCAGGAAACCTTTTCTTTGATTAAAGCCACCACCAGGCAAATGGTATCTCTCGCCAGTTTAACCGACACCCTCCAGGCTTGTCTACAGATCGACCTTAAAGACAGCTTGAATGAAATAAAAGTTCCCGCACTGGTTATTGCTGGTTCTGAAGATACATTTACCCCTTCTCACCATGGGATTTTCATTAAGAATAACCTAAAACAGGGAAAAATGGCAACTATGGAAGGTGTTGGTCATAATCTGCTGGTGGAACAACCAGGGAAAACTTATTCTTTACTGCAAGATTTCTTAAAGGAATTCGGATTTAAAACAGATTAA
- a CDS encoding MFS transporter yields MKDFTRECKCGGKFRYVENLDIVDPGWKPTTIPRKSTRTEILRNKLKSVSSFPRNLKYRLNGFWNRLLYRFQSAQNWNNTQGTHGNYYDYGMNPLNFLRNELNLRNIRWVLVIPVIAAITLILTFTPGILTLLTFILLVVLGYSFNNQILGIKNALIAGALSFFLGSLFTGSFLLLIPFTILGAINGAVCGWIGGYLKKIRSQRSF; encoded by the coding sequence GTGAAGGATTTTACCCGTGAATGTAAATGTGGTGGTAAGTTCAGGTATGTGGAAAATCTGGATATTGTGGATCCTGGTTGGAAGCCTACCACCATCCCCCGGAAAAGTACCAGAACCGAGATTCTGCGAAACAAACTAAAGTCAGTTTCATCCTTCCCCCGGAATTTAAAGTACCGTCTGAATGGATTCTGGAACCGGCTCCTGTACCGATTCCAAAGTGCTCAGAACTGGAATAACACTCAGGGTACCCATGGAAACTACTATGATTATGGGATGAATCCCCTGAATTTCCTCAGAAATGAACTTAATTTAAGAAACATCAGATGGGTTCTAGTTATACCCGTAATAGCAGCTATTACCCTGATACTGACCTTTACTCCAGGTATTCTTACCCTGTTAACCTTTATACTCCTAGTTGTTCTTGGTTACTCATTCAACAACCAGATATTAGGAATTAAAAATGCATTAATTGCCGGAGCCCTTTCTTTCTTCCTGGGAAGTCTTTTTACCGGTTCATTTCTCCTTTTAATTCCTTTCACTATACTGGGCGCTATTAATGGAGCGGTCTGTGGATGGATTGGTGGTTACCTTAAAAAAATTAGATCCCAGAGATCCTTTTAA
- a CDS encoding serine dehydratase subunit alpha family protein — translation MDESKYTAILNQELVNSLGCTEPIAFSYATAVARKYANHGIVTRVQINASPNLIKNAMAVTLPGTSPFEINLSSPLMAAALGIINPETNKNLEILNHISKSQIENAKEMISEGIISLNIAKSKSKLYLEVILETNDSRVKVVVADSHTNVVLVEVNGQIIRRKSPSYNMEKNEDMDIEGILNFVEAVDPCKLDIIHKSIEINKKICKEGLKKSYGLQVGINIKGNRDNGFFSNDIISQAIAFTAAGSDARMSGCSLPAMSNSGSGNQGISSTIPVVIVGEKLDLPSEMLIKAVTLSNLITIYIKSHFGLLSPMCGAIISATGASCGITYLLGGKKSEIRSALQIMLANLTGMICDGAKSGCALKIATCTYSAIQSALLAINGVKIPTKEGIMGETAEKTIENFCNLANKGMVPVDDQILEIILQKT, via the coding sequence ATGGATGAATCAAAATACACTGCGATTTTAAACCAAGAATTAGTGAACTCCCTGGGATGTACCGAACCCATTGCTTTTAGTTACGCTACAGCAGTGGCCCGGAAATATGCTAACCACGGAATTGTCACCCGGGTGCAGATAAATGCCAGCCCAAATCTCATTAAAAATGCAATGGCAGTTACTCTCCCCGGAACCAGTCCCTTTGAGATAAATCTTTCATCACCCCTTATGGCTGCTGCTTTAGGAATTATCAATCCTGAAACCAATAAAAATCTGGAGATTTTAAACCATATAAGCAAATCCCAAATTGAAAACGCCAAAGAAATGATAAGCGAGGGTATAATATCCTTAAACATTGCCAAGTCAAAATCCAAATTATATCTGGAGGTGATCCTTGAAACCAATGATTCACGGGTCAAAGTTGTGGTGGCTGATTCCCACACCAATGTGGTGTTAGTGGAAGTTAATGGACAGATAATTAGAAGAAAATCCCCCTCTTATAATATGGAAAAGAACGAAGACATGGATATAGAAGGTATCTTGAATTTCGTTGAAGCTGTTGACCCCTGTAAACTGGATATTATCCACAAAAGTATTGAAATCAACAAGAAAATATGTAAAGAAGGATTAAAAAAATCCTACGGACTCCAGGTAGGTATCAATATTAAAGGAAATAGAGATAACGGATTTTTTTCCAATGACATCATTTCCCAGGCAATAGCCTTCACTGCCGCCGGATCCGATGCCCGAATGTCAGGTTGCTCTTTACCGGCCATGAGTAACTCCGGAAGTGGAAATCAGGGCATTTCCAGTACCATCCCCGTGGTTATCGTTGGCGAAAAACTTGATCTACCATCAGAAATGTTAATAAAGGCAGTTACCTTGAGTAATCTGATCACCATCTATATAAAATCACATTTTGGACTATTATCCCCCATGTGCGGCGCTATTATCTCTGCCACCGGTGCCAGTTGCGGTATAACCTATTTATTAGGAGGTAAAAAATCAGAAATTAGATCCGCCCTGCAGATCATGCTGGCCAACCTCACTGGAATGATCTGTGATGGTGCCAAATCAGGATGCGCACTAAAAATAGCAACCTGCACCTATTCCGCCATCCAATCCGCACTCCTGGCAATTAATGGTGTTAAAATACCAACTAAAGAGGGTATTATGGGAGAAACAGCTGAAAAAACCATTGAAAATTTTTGCAACCTGGCTAACAAAGGAATGGTACCGGTAGATGATCAGATTCTGGAAATAATATTGCAAAAGACCTAA
- a CDS encoding CHASE4 domain-containing protein, whose protein sequence is MKLRGKILIIIALIFLLVVASFLVISEAIFTASSTETENQYTTMVLNNTLNALNDDLSNLNNTANDWSQYDAAYEFVSGSNPSFKERSLLDATFSRLNLNLIIFTDENGNILFAKALDLQTMSDIPLPLNLSEEITYNNLTQNSKDSSGFIFINGTPLIVVSKPVLKSDGQGPAQGTLIMGRYLNEFELENLSENANITLIPLTSSNLPMDIQSLVNSPTYVQAVNTSTTVGYSLLYGISGHPSMILKVEIPRMIYKTYEKATFYLTLSIVIVGIMAAILVYYNIDKNLLRRLEKITTSVLKIKNTNDLSSRIPVLGDDELSHLALSVNEMLQSLEKSNIQLEKSEEGYRTIFENTGTAMIMINADLDIILANSEFQRIFGLKPHPEGIEKNLMDYVVTGDGNKLRKLTHQLRESKPTKVIQNSQFQLLNKNGSVRDFFATLGYISGDDETLISLIDVTEHNQAVNHIKSSLQEKEILLREIHHRVKNNLQIISALLMLQAEETDNQELLLKYKESENRIHSMALIHERMYQSQDLSSIDVKDYVDSLIHDLTYSYGFDSPGHEMKVDVGEFSLSMETIMPLGLIINELVSNSMKYAFKGVEEDETKLISVRLQAVENEEYQLEVCDNGIGLPEDIDFKNTSSLGLQLVNELTKQLDGTIKVVVDHGTRFIISFQEPEYKERF, encoded by the coding sequence ATGAAATTGCGTGGAAAAATTTTAATCATCATTGCCTTGATTTTTCTTTTAGTGGTAGCCAGTTTTCTGGTTATTTCCGAGGCTATTTTCACGGCCAGTTCCACGGAAACCGAAAACCAGTACACCACCATGGTCCTAAACAATACATTGAATGCATTGAATGATGATTTATCCAATTTAAATAACACTGCAAATGATTGGTCACAGTATGATGCTGCTTATGAATTTGTTAGTGGTAGTAATCCCAGTTTCAAAGAGCGCAGCCTGTTAGATGCTACTTTTTCCAGGCTTAACCTTAACCTAATTATCTTCACCGATGAAAATGGAAATATCCTCTTTGCCAAGGCCCTGGACCTGCAGACAATGAGTGATATACCTTTACCCCTTAACCTGAGTGAGGAAATTACCTACAACAACCTGACCCAGAATAGTAAAGATAGCTCTGGATTCATATTTATCAATGGAACACCCCTGATTGTGGTGTCCAAACCAGTTCTAAAAAGTGACGGGCAGGGACCAGCCCAGGGAACTCTGATAATGGGGCGATACTTAAATGAATTTGAACTGGAAAACCTGTCAGAAAATGCAAACATCACCCTAATACCTTTAACCAGTTCTAATTTACCAATGGACATACAAAGTCTGGTTAACTCACCCACCTATGTACAGGCCGTTAACACCAGCACCACTGTAGGTTACAGTTTACTGTACGGGATTTCTGGCCATCCTTCCATGATTTTAAAGGTGGAAATTCCCCGTATGATCTACAAGACCTATGAAAAAGCCACCTTTTACCTTACTCTGTCCATTGTAATTGTGGGTATTATGGCGGCCATTCTGGTTTACTATAATATAGATAAAAACCTCCTGCGTAGACTGGAAAAAATAACCACCAGTGTCCTGAAAATAAAAAATACCAATGATCTCTCCTCCCGGATTCCAGTTCTGGGTGATGATGAACTGTCACATCTGGCACTTTCCGTTAATGAAATGTTACAATCCCTGGAAAAATCCAATATCCAGCTTGAAAAGAGCGAGGAAGGATATCGGACCATCTTTGAAAACACCGGCACGGCCATGATAATGATCAACGCCGACCTGGATATAATTCTTGCCAACTCTGAATTTCAAAGGATATTTGGATTAAAGCCTCACCCTGAGGGTATAGAGAAAAATCTAATGGATTATGTGGTTACTGGAGATGGGAATAAACTCCGAAAGCTCACCCATCAACTCCGGGAAAGCAAGCCAACTAAGGTTATCCAAAATTCACAGTTCCAGTTATTGAATAAAAATGGAAGTGTAAGGGACTTTTTCGCCACACTGGGATATATTTCCGGGGATGATGAGACCTTGATATCCCTTATTGATGTAACTGAGCATAACCAGGCAGTGAATCACATTAAAAGTTCTCTCCAGGAGAAGGAGATTTTATTAAGGGAAATACATCACCGGGTGAAAAATAATTTGCAGATAATATCAGCCCTGCTGATGCTTCAGGCAGAAGAAACCGACAACCAGGAACTCCTTCTTAAGTATAAGGAAAGTGAAAATCGTATCCATTCCATGGCTTTGATCCACGAACGCATGTACCAATCCCAGGATTTATCCAGTATTGATGTTAAAGACTATGTGGATAGCCTGATCCATGACCTGACCTATTCCTATGGATTTGATTCACCCGGGCATGAAATGAAGGTAGATGTGGGTGAATTCTCTTTAAGTATGGAAACCATAATGCCACTGGGCCTGATAATCAACGAATTGGTATCAAACAGCATGAAATACGCATTTAAAGGTGTGGAAGAGGATGAAACTAAACTAATCAGTGTACGATTACAGGCAGTGGAGAATGAAGAGTACCAGCTGGAAGTGTGTGATAATGGAATTGGCCTACCTGAAGATATTGACTTCAAAAACACCAGCTCACTGGGTTTACAATTAGTTAATGAATTAACCAAACAGTTAGATGGTACAATTAAAGTTGTAGTTGACCATGGAACCAGATTTATCATCTCTTTCCAGGAGCCAGAATATAAAGAAAGATTTTAA
- the rnc gene encoding ribonuclease III, with protein MKLLDNFSIKPNDTHLYELAFLHESYSHEHGLSECYERLEFLGDAVLDLVVSEFLYKMDPGLNEGELTRIRANFVCKQALYAYSTEWGLDQYTKMGAGAELTRREVDSVVADVFESFIGALYLDLGLGPVKEFLSQTVLPHIEQKDVFFYDYKSELNQLCDHESLDLTYDLIHEEGEPHNKTFTMAALINGESYGTGSGGSKKEAEQNAAKMALINFNF; from the coding sequence ATGAAACTACTGGATAATTTTTCAATTAAACCCAATGATACCCATCTTTACGAGCTGGCTTTTTTACATGAGTCCTATTCCCATGAACACGGTCTCAGTGAATGTTATGAACGCCTAGAATTTCTGGGGGATGCCGTACTGGATCTGGTGGTCTCTGAATTTTTATATAAAATGGATCCAGGGTTAAATGAAGGTGAACTAACCCGTATACGTGCTAACTTCGTATGCAAACAGGCACTTTATGCCTACTCTACGGAATGGGGATTGGACCAGTACACTAAAATGGGTGCCGGTGCAGAACTAACTAGGCGGGAAGTAGATTCAGTAGTTGCCGATGTTTTTGAATCTTTTATCGGGGCCCTGTATTTGGACCTCGGTCTGGGACCGGTGAAAGAGTTCCTCTCCCAAACTGTGCTGCCCCACATAGAACAGAAAGATGTATTTTTCTATGATTACAAATCTGAATTGAATCAGCTTTGCGACCATGAGAGCTTGGATTTAACCTATGATCTGATCCACGAGGAAGGAGAACCCCATAACAAAACCTTCACCATGGCTGCACTTATCAATGGAGAAAGCTACGGAACTGGTAGTGGGGGAAGTAAAAAAGAAGCAGAGCAGAATGCAGCCAAGATGGCTCTTATTAACTTTAATTTTTAA
- a CDS encoding phosphatase PAP2 family protein codes for MKSDSEYFSSTDIKLFELGSKKKLFLILCGSLLWLAALIAYQIPNFNHWLLVSFNTLRTDPWLASLCYYYTKYMLYAIGTPLAILYLASFKVNKLKPYRMVIFLAVMTLAMGIPLVDLLKYYYAVPRPWILYPDIIGLYPGRGSSFPSGHAFQAFAATLPLIICFLTSDGNFKRSREKIILAIILLVFTITLSFSRILAGMHFVSDVLFAIGLAILLMVILAITLQWLLNKGNFNLQKEKLHALVFLILLSIDIIFL; via the coding sequence ATGAAAAGCGATTCAGAATACTTCTCAAGTACAGATATAAAACTGTTTGAGTTGGGAAGTAAAAAAAAGCTATTTTTAATCTTATGTGGATCCCTTTTATGGCTGGCGGCTTTGATTGCCTATCAAATTCCTAATTTTAATCACTGGTTACTGGTAAGTTTTAACACCCTGCGCACAGACCCATGGTTAGCATCTTTATGTTATTACTACACTAAATACATGCTTTATGCTATTGGAACACCCCTTGCTATCCTGTATTTAGCTTCTTTCAAGGTCAATAAATTAAAGCCTTACAGGATGGTGATTTTTTTGGCGGTGATGACTCTGGCCATGGGCATTCCCCTGGTAGACCTTTTAAAGTATTATTATGCTGTTCCCCGTCCATGGATACTTTATCCAGATATTATAGGTTTATACCCTGGAAGAGGTAGCTCTTTTCCATCTGGGCATGCATTCCAGGCATTTGCCGCCACACTACCCCTTATAATCTGTTTCCTGACCAGCGATGGAAATTTTAAAAGAAGCCGGGAAAAAATCATTTTAGCAATTATCTTGCTGGTTTTTACCATAACCCTCTCCTTCAGCCGGATACTGGCCGGTATGCATTTTGTTTCTGATGTTTTATTTGCAATAGGACTTGCCATATTATTGATGGTTATTTTAGCCATTACATTGCAATGGTTATTAAATAAAGGAAATTTTAACCTCCAAAAAGAGAAATTACACGCTTTAGTATTTCTAATACTACTTTCTATCGATATAATTTTCCTCTGA